The sequence TCAACGACGGGACGGCGGAGTGGCTCTTGGACGGGGCGCATACGAGAGACAGCTTGGAAGAGGTGGCAAAGTGGGCTATTCAGCAACAACCTGCAAGTGCGGACGAATCTTTGATATTGGTATTCAACCAGCAAGAAAGGAACATTTCGCAACTGCTGGCCGACTTTGTCGAAGcgacaaagagagaggcagGGAGGGAAACCATCTTCCACCATGCAATCTTCACGCGCAACGAGATTCCAAGGCCCCCGGATGGCGAGTTGAGGGATATCGATGTGCAGAAGCAggcggcagagaagatgcGCAGCTTGGTACCTGCGTGCGATGTGCAGATATTTGACAATGCTGCGGATACGGTGGCGGAGGCGAGGAGGCTTGCGCAAGGGCAGGATGATGAGtcgggcaagaagaagaagaagattctgGTGACGGGGAGTTTGCATCTCGTGGGGAGTGTACTGCAAGTTCTTGAACCgtagaagagaggaagaaaaaggagaaacgAAAGAAACACATCAAAAGATGGTTGTGTCACGCGagtctataatattaattttgtCTATAGCCCAAACTTCGATTACCATTATCgttttgcctctttttttttttcatttccccAATGCTCCCCAGTATCATATCATTCCATTCCTACAAAGCATCCGCCTCTTCAAGAATGCCCAGCGCACCACCCACCAGATGCAAACTCCCCGTCACGTAGGCCTGAACCGACTCTCCCTCAGGAGCGCCCTCTGCCACGCCGCGGGCATAGTTCAAGGCATCCTCGATGGTCGGCAAGACAACcaccttggccttggggtCGATGGAAGACCACTTTTCGGCAAAGCTGCGCTGGACGGTCAATTTGTCGACTTCTGAGGGATCAATGGTGTTGTTGACAAAGTCGCGCTTGTAGCCCGTTTGGGCATATGTGACGTTTGTGCAGAAGACGACGTGGTCGAATGATGGCTTGCCGGTGTCGTCGTCACTGCGCTTAAGAGCGTTACATATAGGTTGAAGGAAGTCGACTGCTTCGACACGACCTTGCTGGTTGAAAATCATTACTCTGGGACCGGTCCTGTTAGGTTGTCAGTAACTTTACCCTCTTATATCGCATGGGGCTTTCCCTCAAAAGgaagggagaggaagagagttTCATCTTACCGGCCAGTGATCTCGCTGGCGAACCACTTGGACGACATTTTCAGGCTGTCTGCAGTGTGGGCGCCATCCAGATGCCAAgtcaccttcttctcttccttcacTTCGCACCGGCCCCTGAAGACGCATTTTTCGAGACCGTCTATGAATTCTCGGGGCAGCTCTGACTCTGGCATCTCTTTC comes from Trichoderma asperellum chromosome 3, complete sequence and encodes:
- the MET6 gene encoding methionine-synthesizing 5- methyltetrahydropteroyltriglutamate--homocysteine methyltransferase, variant 2, yielding MAVRERIRIDSKPISEELFAKYFFEVWDRLEESREAPDPEVPFGSKPVYARYLTLVSWHAFLQEGVEAAVYETGIGGEYDSTNLVSSPVASGISTLGIDHVAVLGDTVEKIAWHKAGIMKTGSPAFTIEQLPGAAEVLVNRAKEKNVDLQALKIDRRLEGVKIRPNATFQKKNATLAIALAETALRKLGLLKEMPESELPREFIDGLEKCVFRGRCEVKEEKKVTWHLDGAHTADSLKMSSKWFASEITGRTGPRVMIFNQQGRVEAVDFLQPICNALKRSDDDTGKPSFDHVVFCTNVTYAQTGYKRDFVNNTIDPSEVDKLTVQRSFAEKWSSIDPKAKVVVLPTIEDALNYARGVAEGAPEGESVQAYVTGSLHLVGGALGILEEADAL